A genome region from Equus caballus isolate H_3958 breed thoroughbred chromosome 19, TB-T2T, whole genome shotgun sequence includes the following:
- the LOC138919071 gene encoding ral guanine nucleotide dissociation stimulator-like isoform X1 gives MFTCCVPVFRGSRLRKAQSVRLLCCCGHRIKPHGQFGRRYPKNSTQEIFEELHDGFDFSPSLVKGQEQQAASSILCRSENSTQEMFEELCVGFDFSPSLVKEQEQQATSSILCRSEEPTLSVAEARTMLTLKAGAVQKVVGCLQPSFHGRSISVTTFPCVYQAFYPTPQVLDQLLQSALSPIWGPRPQENSQDMWQMLRHSRINLTLAYLQDLLPGSVLKHQATPLLIQVDLFQATELETEAPAPAPALLPGAEAEKGPHLELDGTPVLFLPSLLALEPAAAPSAAPDPERVPSAAPAQVPGPELDSTGPRGLLGFPPQAPVTAADSAPVPEASHPCRVTGKKQPDGKPSLMAFSPRDVAEQLTAIDAEVFKNVEPSECLGSTWGKRNRPGHENVAPTVWATVVQFNRVVKCVMTSCLGDPNVTARGRAKVLERWIEVARECRALRNISSLHAVLSALQSVPIHRLKKTWGKVSRKSCRKFKKLCDEDNSLSWELLIKSSLDEQEDGKQPSKFATLLRTLQRGRKRQQQKGIVPFLGSMLTDLIMLDTAMEDYVNGNEINHEKKKKEHSVMIEIVQLQEAAENYNLEPQELFRSWFWDMEQLSEDESYILSFLLEPPS, from the exons ATGTTTACTTGTTGTGTACCAGTTTTCAGAGGCTCTAGGCTCAGGAAAGCCCAGAGTGTGAGACTGTTGTGTTGTTGTGGACATCGGATCAAGCCTCATGGCCAATTTGGCAGGAGGTACCCAAAG aactccacGCAGGAGATCTTTGAAGAGCTACATGATGGgttcgacttctctccctccctagtcaaggggcaggagcagcaggccgccagcagcatcctgtgccggtctgag aactccacTCAGGAGATGTTTGAAGAGTTATGTGTTGGgttcgacttctctccctccctagtcaaggagcaggagcagcaggccaccagcagcatcctgtgccggtctgag GAACCCACCCTGTCCGTGGCTGAGGCCCGCACGATGCTGACCCTCAAGGCAGGCGCAGTGCAGAAGGTGGTAGGCTGCCTGCAACCGTCTTTCCACGGCAGATCCATCTCCGTCACCACCTTCCCGTGTGTGTACCAGGCCTTCTACCCGACCCCacaggtcctggaccagctgctcCAGAG tgccctctctCCCATCTGGGGCCCCCGGCCTCAGGAGAACTCCCAGGATATGTGGCAGATGCTGCGCCACTCCAGGATCAACCTGACGTTGGCGTATCTCCAGGACCTCTTGCCTGGCTCGGTCCTGAAGCACCAGGCCACCCCTCTTCTCATCCAGGTGGACCTTTTCCAGGCCACTGAGTTGGAGACAGAGG ctcctgccccagctccagcacttctGCCAGGTGCAGAGGCGGAAAAGGGGCCACATCTGGAGCTGGACGGAACTCCAGTTCTATTTCTGCCATCACTTCTAGCGCTGGAACCGGCAGCAGCGCCCTCAGCTGCTCCAGACCCCGAGCGAGTGccatcagcagccccagcccaagtGCCAGGTCCTGAACTGGACTCAACGGGACCAAGGGGTCTGCTGGGATTTCCACCTCAGGCTCCAGTAACAGCCGCAGACTCAGCTCCGGTTCCAGAGGCTTCCCACCCCTGTCGAGTGACCGGGAAGAAGCAGCCCGATGGGAAGCCTAGCCTCATGGCCTTCTCCCCAAGGGACGTGGCAGAACAGCTGACGGCCATTGACGCG gaagtGTTCAAGAACGTCGAGCCCTCTGAGTGTCTGGGCTCCACCTGGGGCAAAAGAAACCGGCCCGGACATGAGAACGTGGCACCCACCGTCTGGGCCACAGTGGTGCAGTTCAACAGAGTAGTAAAGTGCGTCATGACGTCCTGCCTTGGGGACCCAAACGTGACGGCCCGGGGCAGGGCCAAGGTTCTGGAGCGGTGGATCGAGGTGGCCAGG gagtgccgagccTTGAGGAACATCTCCTCCCTGCACGCAGTCCTCTCGGCTCTGCAGAGCGTGCCCATACACAGACTGAAGAAGACCTGGGGGAAGGTCTCCAG gaagagctgccgaaaatttaaaaagctctgtGATGAGGACAACTCCCTTAGCTGGGAGCTGCTCATCAAG TCTTCCCTGGATGAACAGGAAGATGGG AAGCAGCCCTCCAAGTTTGCCACCCTGCTGAGGACCCTGCAGAGAGGccggaagaggcagcagcagaag GGCATCGTCCCCTTCCTGGGCAGCATGCTAACTGACCTGATCATGCTCGATACTGCCATGGAGGATTATGTAAAT ggcaatgaGATCAACcacgagaaaaagaaaaag
- the LOC138919071 gene encoding ral guanine nucleotide dissociation stimulator-like isoform X2, translated as MGQTEPTLSVAEARTMLTLKAGAVQKVVGCLQPSFHGRSISVTTFPCVYQAFYPTPQVLDQLLQSALSPIWGPRPQENSQDMWQMLRHSRINLTLAYLQDLLPGSVLKHQATPLLIQVDLFQATELETEAPAPAPALLPGAEAEKGPHLELDGTPVLFLPSLLALEPAAAPSAAPDPERVPSAAPAQVPGPELDSTGPRGLLGFPPQAPVTAADSAPVPEASHPCRVTGKKQPDGKPSLMAFSPRDVAEQLTAIDAEVFKNVEPSECLGSTWGKRNRPGHENVAPTVWATVVQFNRVVKCVMTSCLGDPNVTARGRAKVLERWIEVARECRALRNISSLHAVLSALQSVPIHRLKKTWGKVSRKSCRKFKKLCDEDNSLSWELLIKKQPSKFATLLRTLQRGRKRQQQKGIVPFLGSMLTDLIMLDTAMEDYVNVSEPGCQKGVTRLGLGKTQSQHQDLSGQNVVTSCHDSLPGSPVGWDSVPLLGMRERRLHLEPVPGPQAGEAAELPACRAAWVLLEAREKSASKSGSTLLELSLPA; from the exons ATGGGCCAGACG GAACCCACCCTGTCCGTGGCTGAGGCCCGCACGATGCTGACCCTCAAGGCAGGCGCAGTGCAGAAGGTGGTAGGCTGCCTGCAACCGTCTTTCCACGGCAGATCCATCTCCGTCACCACCTTCCCGTGTGTGTACCAGGCCTTCTACCCGACCCCacaggtcctggaccagctgctcCAGAG tgccctctctCCCATCTGGGGCCCCCGGCCTCAGGAGAACTCCCAGGATATGTGGCAGATGCTGCGCCACTCCAGGATCAACCTGACGTTGGCGTATCTCCAGGACCTCTTGCCTGGCTCGGTCCTGAAGCACCAGGCCACCCCTCTTCTCATCCAGGTGGACCTTTTCCAGGCCACTGAGTTGGAGACAGAGG ctcctgccccagctccagcacttctGCCAGGTGCAGAGGCGGAAAAGGGGCCACATCTGGAGCTGGACGGAACTCCAGTTCTATTTCTGCCATCACTTCTAGCGCTGGAACCGGCAGCAGCGCCCTCAGCTGCTCCAGACCCCGAGCGAGTGccatcagcagccccagcccaagtGCCAGGTCCTGAACTGGACTCAACGGGACCAAGGGGTCTGCTGGGATTTCCACCTCAGGCTCCAGTAACAGCCGCAGACTCAGCTCCGGTTCCAGAGGCTTCCCACCCCTGTCGAGTGACCGGGAAGAAGCAGCCCGATGGGAAGCCTAGCCTCATGGCCTTCTCCCCAAGGGACGTGGCAGAACAGCTGACGGCCATTGACGCG gaagtGTTCAAGAACGTCGAGCCCTCTGAGTGTCTGGGCTCCACCTGGGGCAAAAGAAACCGGCCCGGACATGAGAACGTGGCACCCACCGTCTGGGCCACAGTGGTGCAGTTCAACAGAGTAGTAAAGTGCGTCATGACGTCCTGCCTTGGGGACCCAAACGTGACGGCCCGGGGCAGGGCCAAGGTTCTGGAGCGGTGGATCGAGGTGGCCAGG gagtgccgagccTTGAGGAACATCTCCTCCCTGCACGCAGTCCTCTCGGCTCTGCAGAGCGTGCCCATACACAGACTGAAGAAGACCTGGGGGAAGGTCTCCAG gaagagctgccgaaaatttaaaaagctctgtGATGAGGACAACTCCCTTAGCTGGGAGCTGCTCATCAAG AAGCAGCCCTCCAAGTTTGCCACCCTGCTGAGGACCCTGCAGAGAGGccggaagaggcagcagcagaag GGCATCGTCCCCTTCCTGGGCAGCATGCTAACTGACCTGATCATGCTCGATACTGCCATGGAGGATTATGTAAATGTGAGTGAGCCTGGGTGCCAGAAGGGGGTGACCAGGTTGGGACTTGGGAAGACACAGTCACAGCACCAAGACCTGAGTGGTCAGAATGTGGTAACTTCCTGTCATGACAGCCTCCCAGGCTCCCCTGTGGGCTGGGACAGTGTGCCCCTCTTAGGGATGAGGGAACGAAGGCTCCACCTGGAGCCCGTCCCGGGTCCCCAGGCTGGCGAAGCAGCAGAGCTGCCCGCCTGCAGAGCCGCATGGGTTTTGTTGGAGGCGAGAGAGAAGTCGGCCTCCAAGTCAGGCAGCACATTGCtggagctgtcccttcctgcctga
- the LOC138919071 gene encoding ral guanine nucleotide dissociation stimulator-like isoform X3 yields MLTLKAGAVQKVVGCLQPSFHGRSISVTTFPCVYQAFYPTPQVLDQLLQSALSPIWGPRPQENSQDMWQMLRHSRINLTLAYLQDLLPGSVLKHQATPLLIQVDLFQATELETEAPAPAPALLPGAEAEKGPHLELDGTPVLFLPSLLALEPAAAPSAAPDPERVPSAAPAQVPGPELDSTGPRGLLGFPPQAPVTAADSAPVPEASHPCRVTGKKQPDGKPSLMAFSPRDVAEQLTAIDAEVFKNVEPSECLGSTWGKRNRPGHENVAPTVWATVVQFNRVVKCVMTSCLGDPNVTARGRAKVLERWIEVARECRALRNISSLHAVLSALQSVPIHRLKKTWGKVSRKSCRKFKKLCDEDNSLSWELLIKKQPSKFATLLRTLQRGRKRQQQKGIVPFLGSMLTDLIMLDTAMEDYVNVSEPGCQKGVTRLGLGKTQSQHQDLSGQNVVTSCHDSLPGSPVGWDSVPLLGMRERRLHLEPVPGPQAGEAAELPACRAAWVLLEAREKSASKSGSTLLELSLPA; encoded by the exons ATGCTGACCCTCAAGGCAGGCGCAGTGCAGAAGGTGGTAGGCTGCCTGCAACCGTCTTTCCACGGCAGATCCATCTCCGTCACCACCTTCCCGTGTGTGTACCAGGCCTTCTACCCGACCCCacaggtcctggaccagctgctcCAGAG tgccctctctCCCATCTGGGGCCCCCGGCCTCAGGAGAACTCCCAGGATATGTGGCAGATGCTGCGCCACTCCAGGATCAACCTGACGTTGGCGTATCTCCAGGACCTCTTGCCTGGCTCGGTCCTGAAGCACCAGGCCACCCCTCTTCTCATCCAGGTGGACCTTTTCCAGGCCACTGAGTTGGAGACAGAGG ctcctgccccagctccagcacttctGCCAGGTGCAGAGGCGGAAAAGGGGCCACATCTGGAGCTGGACGGAACTCCAGTTCTATTTCTGCCATCACTTCTAGCGCTGGAACCGGCAGCAGCGCCCTCAGCTGCTCCAGACCCCGAGCGAGTGccatcagcagccccagcccaagtGCCAGGTCCTGAACTGGACTCAACGGGACCAAGGGGTCTGCTGGGATTTCCACCTCAGGCTCCAGTAACAGCCGCAGACTCAGCTCCGGTTCCAGAGGCTTCCCACCCCTGTCGAGTGACCGGGAAGAAGCAGCCCGATGGGAAGCCTAGCCTCATGGCCTTCTCCCCAAGGGACGTGGCAGAACAGCTGACGGCCATTGACGCG gaagtGTTCAAGAACGTCGAGCCCTCTGAGTGTCTGGGCTCCACCTGGGGCAAAAGAAACCGGCCCGGACATGAGAACGTGGCACCCACCGTCTGGGCCACAGTGGTGCAGTTCAACAGAGTAGTAAAGTGCGTCATGACGTCCTGCCTTGGGGACCCAAACGTGACGGCCCGGGGCAGGGCCAAGGTTCTGGAGCGGTGGATCGAGGTGGCCAGG gagtgccgagccTTGAGGAACATCTCCTCCCTGCACGCAGTCCTCTCGGCTCTGCAGAGCGTGCCCATACACAGACTGAAGAAGACCTGGGGGAAGGTCTCCAG gaagagctgccgaaaatttaaaaagctctgtGATGAGGACAACTCCCTTAGCTGGGAGCTGCTCATCAAG AAGCAGCCCTCCAAGTTTGCCACCCTGCTGAGGACCCTGCAGAGAGGccggaagaggcagcagcagaag GGCATCGTCCCCTTCCTGGGCAGCATGCTAACTGACCTGATCATGCTCGATACTGCCATGGAGGATTATGTAAATGTGAGTGAGCCTGGGTGCCAGAAGGGGGTGACCAGGTTGGGACTTGGGAAGACACAGTCACAGCACCAAGACCTGAGTGGTCAGAATGTGGTAACTTCCTGTCATGACAGCCTCCCAGGCTCCCCTGTGGGCTGGGACAGTGTGCCCCTCTTAGGGATGAGGGAACGAAGGCTCCACCTGGAGCCCGTCCCGGGTCCCCAGGCTGGCGAAGCAGCAGAGCTGCCCGCCTGCAGAGCCGCATGGGTTTTGTTGGAGGCGAGAGAGAAGTCGGCCTCCAAGTCAGGCAGCACATTGCtggagctgtcccttcctgcctga